The sequence CCGACGTAGTCGTAGACGTAGGGGCGCTGGTCGATGGTGCGGCGGAACGCGCTGGCGCCGACGCTGACTTCGTGGTTGAGCGAACCGGTGTCGAACGAACCCTTCACCACGGCGCGCGCCTCGTCGTTGACGCGGGTGTCGTCGGGGCTGCGGTAGTCGTAGACGTCGTAGTCGCCGTTGGGTGCGAAGAACCAGCCGGGCGTGGCGCCGCTGGCGCAGTCCGGCGAATAGAAGCAGCCGTAGGCGAACGCCACGTTGTCGTCGATCACCACATGGCTGTGGCCAGCCGACAATTGCGCACTCCATCGGTCGCTGAAGCGATAGTCGAAGCGCAGCGTGCTGTTGCTGGCGTCGATGCCTACCGGCTGCTGCCACGGCTCGAAGCCGAGCATGCGCGTGCGGCTGGGATGCGCCGGAATCGTGCTGCCGCCGAGCAACTGGTAGCCGGAGACCGAGCGCTGTCCGCTGGTCTGGTAGTTGGTGTCCAGCCGCAGCGTGGCGTTCGCACTGATCTTCCAGTCGGCGGCCAGCGAGAAGAACGTGCGTCGGCCGTCGGCGTGCCGCACGTAGGAGTTCATGTCCTCGTGCGCCGCATTCACGCGCACGCCGAAGTTGGGCGTCAGCCAGCCGCCCACATCCAGCGCGAGGTAACGCGAGCCGTGCGAGTCGGTGCCGACGGTGGCAGTGTGCACGTCGGCCGGGCGCTTGCTGACGTAATTGATCAGCCCGCCCGGCGCGACCACGCCCGCTTCGAGGCCGCCCAGGCCCTTGAGGATCTCCACGCGCTGCTTGTCTTCCAGCGGCTGCAGCTGTTCGCCGGCCATGCTCATTTCGTTGAAGCGGAAGCCGGTGGCCGGATCCAGCGCATAACCGCGGATCGCGATGTCCTGGTAATAGCCGACCGGCGCGTAGTTGTCGCCCAGCGCGGCGTCGGCGCGGGCCAGCTCGCTCAGGGTGCGCGGCTGGCGGTCGTCGATCTGGTCGCGGGTGATCACCGTGATCGCGGCGGGCGTGTCCTGCAGCGGCGCGTTGCCGAAGCTGCCGAAGGTGTCCAGCTGCGAGTTGTCGGCGTGGTAGCCGCTGGCGCTGTCGGCCTGCACGTGCACCGGCGCCAGCCGCGTGGCCTGCGGTTTGTCGGTGGTGTCGCCGGCATGGACGGGCGCCATGGCCGCGAGCAGGGCGAGGATCAGGGGGGTGCGGGGAAATGGCATCGTCATCGTCGTCGTCAAGGGAGTACGGACGAAGCGACGGCGACCCGGCTGTCGCGAGGACAGGCTGGATCTGCAAGCTCCCTACGCCGGTACTAACCGGGTCAGGTTCCAAGGGACTCTCTCAGCCCGGCTTTTGCCGGGCACCCCCGCTTCAAGAACGTCTATTGAACCACGAATCGCCGCGGGATGGTCAGCCGGAGTTGCGGATGGCCTGCAGCAGGGCCTGGCCGGCGGGCGTGTGGAACCACCCGGCATGCCCGCGCAGGAAGGTGTCGTAGGCCACGTCGGCGTTCGCGCGCGAGTGCGTGATGGCGTGGAAGTACTCCACC is a genomic window of Rhodanobacter thiooxydans containing:
- a CDS encoding TonB-dependent siderophore receptor — encoded protein: MTMPFPRTPLILALLAAMAPVHAGDTTDKPQATRLAPVHVQADSASGYHADNSQLDTFGSFGNAPLQDTPAAITVITRDQIDDRQPRTLSELARADAALGDNYAPVGYYQDIAIRGYALDPATGFRFNEMSMAGEQLQPLEDKQRVEILKGLGGLEAGVVAPGGLINYVSKRPADVHTATVGTDSHGSRYLALDVGGWLTPNFGVRVNAAHEDMNSYVRHADGRRTFFSLAADWKISANATLRLDTNYQTSGQRSVSGYQLLGGSTIPAHPSRTRMLGFEPWQQPVGIDASNSTLRFDYRFSDRWSAQLSAGHSHVVIDDNVAFAYGCFYSPDCASGATPGWFFAPNGDYDVYDYRSPDDTRVNDEARAVVKGSFDTGSLNHEVSVGASAFRRTIDQRPYVYDYVGTANIDQVDPPYFAPSPNQPGASARRLTSWQHSVFALDRVHLGPQWQVLLGGRYVRLHERAYDDAGTPERDTRLGKFLPQAAVLWQPTTQLTTYVSYSESLSLGNEAPYWTSNGGTTLAPLLARQAEAGVKYAWSDALSLSAALYRLRQPYQFARPDSTAAGFTFVQQGNEVHSGVELNAAGQLTDNLRLTASLNLIRARAEGTGAPSYEGHQVVNVPRLRSALYVDYRLPFAPRFGLLGGWRYASPNVATPNGLTRVPAYHVFDAGLRYASQWNGHALTWRLSVDNVFNHFYWRDTGNSGGDSYLFPGAPRLARLSVTYAF